One genomic window of Eleginops maclovinus isolate JMC-PN-2008 ecotype Puerto Natales chromosome 12, JC_Emac_rtc_rv5, whole genome shotgun sequence includes the following:
- the LOC134874278 gene encoding zinc finger protein 862-like: MQAKAKGLLKTLRSKDAMTFAHFLSDILAVLSKLSKTLQQREVCTYHVHEALKATMTSINKFKDRAGPEQRKLQQGDCNSFEGQTLTGVDHSSGQIEKVVEALVGSLARRFSDMGGEVLKATKIADMQSWPQEHEDDFGDDFIGVIIDHYREHFDNVGVDVSAIEAEWTSLKQALYENQGNKIHSMSWPSVFELYKSTFPNILHVIDLVLSLPAATSECERGFSQMKITKSQYRNRLKATTMTMLMTIQLHSEPTKDFDPSSAIHQWNQNHNRRPNFMEGRKKGRMAALEGAKQVQEEIDGVDGVDGAQMVAEAAGGAVVEAETNEINSDDSDWFTDMEDNVDSDDGEMEDRGLVGEDEE, encoded by the exons ATGCAAGCAAAGGCAAAAGGTCTCCTGAAAACGCTGCGCTCCAAAGATGCCATGACTTTTGCCCACTTCCTAAGTGACATTCTGGCCGTTCTCTCCAAACTGTCGAagacgctgcagcagagagaagtttgtACCTATCATGTACATGAAGCACTGAAGGCCACAATGACCAGCATCAACAAATTCAAGGACCG GGCAGGACCTGAGCAGCGGAAACTCCAGCAGGGAGACTGTAACTCCTTTGAAGGTCAGACCCTAACAGGGGTAGACCACTCTTCAGGCCAGATTGAGAAGGTCGTTGAGGCATTGGTTGGTTCACTAGCCCGGAGATTCAGTGACATGGGAGGTGAAGTCCTCAAAGCTACAAAAATAGCGGACATGCAGTCATGGCCTCAGGAGCATGAAGATGATTTTGGGGATGACTTCATTGGAGTGATTATCGACCACTACAGGGAGCACTTCGACAATGTTGGAGTAGATGTAAGTGCAATCGAAGCAGAGTGGACCTCCCTCAAACAAGCATTGTACGAAAACCAGGGGAACAAGATTCACTCCATGTCCTGGCCATCTGTGTTTGAGCTTTACAAGAGCACGTTTCCAAATATCCTGCATGTAATTGATCTGGTCTTATCACTCCCTGCCGCCACctctgagtgtgagagaggattCTCTCAAATGAAGATTACCAAGTCCCAGTACAGGAATAGACTGAAGGCTACCACCATGACAATGCTCATGACAATTCAGCTGCACTCAGAACCTACAAAGGATTTTGATCCATCATCTGCCATTCACCAGTGGAATCAAAACCACAATCGCAGACCCAACTTcatggagggaagaaagaaaggcagaatggCAGCTTTGGAGGGAGCCAAACAAGTGCAGGAAGAGATTGATGGAGTTGACGGAGTGGATGGTGCTCAAATGGTTGCTGAAGCTGCTGGGGGTGCAGTAGTTGAAGCTGAAACCAATGAGATAAACTCTGATGACTCAGACTGGTTTACAGACATGGAGGATAATGTAGATTCTGACGATGGTGAGATGGAAGATAGAGGTCTTGTTGGTGAGGATGAGGAATGA
- the LOC134874222 gene encoding uncharacterized protein LOC134874222, with the protein MMLLTKEKRVALAICAILCADSKKKRRRRRVWTRKWLGRRGQYGLSILQRELEVDDMRGFRDLLRISVEEFYFLLERVTPHIVKQDTHLRKAISPKERLSVTLRFLATGETFNSLSFQYRIGSTTLSRIVMETCTALTSVLREDYLKTPSTDAEWKAIASDFYHKWQFPQCLGAIDGKHIFIQPPAKSGSLFYNYKSRFSIILMAVVDANYKFVYASAGTQGRVSDAGVFAHSDLREAMDKGTLNFPPVETLPGTDAVMPYVLVGDEAYPLRPDLMKPFPHRNLNTNQRIYNYRLSRARRVVENAFGILSNRFRVFRTTICLEPDKVVKIVFACMCLHNFLRQRRSDAYVPPGYVDTEDANHRLIEGAWRREGGLQSVAMGRARNPSVEAKMQRDLLCSYFQTPAGSVSWQEGMV; encoded by the exons ATGATGCTACTCACCAAAGAAAAGCGCGTTGCTCTGGCAATTTGTGCCATTCTGTGTgcagacagcaaaaaaaaaagacgacgGCGACGTGTATGGACGAGGAAATGGCTTGGTAGACGTGGGCAGTATGGCCTGTCAATTCTTCAACGAGAGCTGGAG GTTGATGATATGAGGGGTTTTCGGGACCTCCTCAGAATTTCTGTAGAGGAGTTCTATTTTCTTCTGGAGAGGGTTACTCCTCACATTGTGAAGCAGGATACTCACCTCAGGAAGGCCATCAGCCCTAAGGAGAGGCTTTCTGTTACCCTTAGATTTTTGGCAACAG GCGAGACCTTCAACTCGTTGAGTTTCCAGTATAGGATTGGAAGCACCACACTGAGCAGGATCGTCATGGAAACATGCACAGCCCTTACCTCTGTGTTGCGTGAAGATTACTTGAAG ACACCATCAACTGATGCCGAATGGAAGGCCATTGCCAGCGACTTTTACCATAAGTGGCAGTTTCCCCAATGCTTGGGGGCTATAGatggcaaacacattttcatccaaCCCCCTGCCAAGAGCGGAAGCCTGTTCTACAACTACAAGTCACGATTTTCCATCATTCTCATGGCTGTAGTGGATGCTAATTACAAGTTCGTCTACGCGTCCGCAGGGACACAGGGAAGGGTGTCAGACGCAGGAGTGTTTGCGCATTCGGACCTGAGGGAGGCGATGGATAAAGGCACCCTGAACTTCCCCCCTGTGGAAACCCTGCCAGGCACTGACGCTGTGATGCCATATGTGCTGGTTGGTGATGAGGCTTATCCTCTCCGCCCTGACCTCATGAAGCCATTCCCCCACAGAAACCTCAACACCAACCAACGCATCTACAACTACCGCCTGTCCAGAGCACGACGTGTGGTAGAAAATGCATTCGGAATTCTGTCAAACCGCTTCAGAGTTTTCAGAACCACAATCTGCCTGGAACCTGACAAGGTTGTGAAGATTGTCTTTGCCTGCATGTGTCTTCACAATTTCCTGCGGCAACGCAGATCAGATGCCTATGTACCACCTGGGTATGTAGACACAGAAGATGCCAACCACAGGCTCATTGAAGGAGCATGGAGACGGGAGGGAGGTCTTCAGTCAGTTGCGATGGGACGAGCAAGAAACCCTTCAGTGGAAGCGAAAATGCAGCGGGACCTCCTTTGCAGCTACTTTCAGACACCTGCAGGGAGTGTGTCTTGGCAAGAAGGCATGGTGTAG